One window of Branchiostoma lanceolatum isolate klBraLanc5 chromosome 6, klBraLanc5.hap2, whole genome shotgun sequence genomic DNA carries:
- the LOC136437563 gene encoding C-type lectin domain family 4 member M-like, translating to MDETVYEDDDFPSWSSAASQPADLNPATGTSDVPVFAMDETDIYEDVDAQSGTSAASRPADLNPAAGTSDESAVRVSDLHLSFSKLDQRTTKGLSDLKLSASKKNNKKATDDLSDLKLSVSKQNQETTDGLSDLKLSVLDWFQQTWRKTANLSGRLEENEKALHNIAADVARLIHSRLEKQKEQGKEKEKETMQHTEVTCPGDYQKYREVCYKAFDTMKTFNESAKTCRADGGTLAMPRDAGINGFLITLKNGVKMNGDFWFGLHDQREEGEWEWIDGTALETSYNAWSPGGNDGRDFEQACAMYFGIKWFGWNCVAEDRFICQVIPTG from the exons ATGGACGAAACTGTATACGAGGATGACGACTTCCCGTCGTGGAGTTCGGCAGCCAGCCAACCAGCTGACCTAAACCCCGCTACGGGAACCTCGGACGTACCAG TATTTGCGATGGACGAAACCGACATCTACGAGGATGTCGACGCCCAGTCGGGAACTTCGGCAGCCAGCAGGCCAGCTGACCTTAACCCTGCAGCGGGAACCTCAGATGAATCAG CGGTGAGAGTGTCGGACCTTCATCTATCATTCAGTAAACTTGACCAAAGGACAACGAAGGGTCTCTCAGATCTGAAGCTATCAGCcagcaagaaaaacaacaagaaggcGACTGACGATCTGTCAGATCTAAAGCTGTCAGTCAGCAAGCAAAACCAGGAGACAACTGATGGTCTCTCAGATCTAAAGCTGTCAGTCCTCGACTGGTTTCAACAG ACTTGgagaaaaacagcaaatttgTCAGGAAGGCTTGAAGAAAATGAGAAAGCTCTACACAACATTGCAGCCGACGTTGCCCGGCTGATTCACTCCCGTCTGGAGAAACAGAAAGAACAagggaaagagaaagagaaggagACTATGCAACACACGGAAg TGACCTGTCCCGGTGATTACCAGAAGTATCGTGAAGTCTGCTACAAAGCCTTTGACACCATGAAGACGTTCAACGAATCGGCGAAGACCTGTCGGGCTGACGGGGgaaccctcgccatgccccgcgACGCCGGTATCAACGGCTTCCTCATCACCCTGAAGAATGGCGTGAAGATGAATGGAGACTTCTGGTTCGGCTTACATGATCAGCGAGAAGAAGGGGAGTGGGAATGGATAGACGGCACCGCTCTGGAGACCAGCTACAACGCGTGGTCGCCAGGTGGTAATGATGGCAGAGACTTTGAACAGGCCTGCGCCATGTACTTTGGGATCAAGTGGTTTGGGTGGAACTGTGTTGCGGAAGATCGTTTCATCTGTCAGGTCATACCGACAGGTTAG